The segment TCCTGTGACGGGTCGTCTGTGCCTTGGCGGTGACAATGGATAATTTTTCACCCACCATTGCATTCATCAGGGTTGATTTTCCTGTGTTGGGATTACCGATGATATTAACAAATCCTGATTTATGAGCCATTCTCACCTATTTTTCTGTCTGATTTGAACGGGCGAAAGTAATTAATCCCTATATTTGCAGGCAAATTTAGTGGAATATCAGGGGCAAGGCCCATTTTTCATAAGAATAAAGACACTACTGCGGGGTGGAGCAGAGGTAGCTCGTTGGGCTCATAACCCAAAGGTCATAGGTTCGAATCCTATCCCCGCTACAAAAGTAAAAAGGCGTGGAAATTTTCTTTCTGCGCCTTTTTACTTTTTCCGTAAGAAAAGAAAATGTTGTCACTGAGAGGATTGTTTATCCAGCTGATTCTGTAACTCACTGTAATTCAATTCCTTAATTATCCTGCCGTCTTCGGCCCAGAAAGTCCAGATACCCGTGCGTTTACCGACGATGTACTCCCCCTCGTAAAATTTCTGTCCGTTCTCATGCCACACCGTGTGCTTTCCGTGATTGACGTCGTGCTGAAAATTCCCCTCGCTCCACTTCGTTCCGTCACTGTACCATGCTTTCCATAGCCCATGTTTTTGTTTATTCATTACCGGGCCCTCGGTTTTTTTAAAATGATTGGGATAAAAATGAACTTCCCCTGTTATGGTCCTGCTGGTATCCTTTTCCATTTTAAAATACCGAATCATCAGGGGAAATCCCACCGAGTCAAACTCCATCTGGTACAGGTCGGCCGGCAAGGAGTTGCCGTCGAAATCCCACACCTGCCAGTCACCCTTGCGTACACCGTTTTGAAAGTTGGTTTCTGCATTCTTTGCACCGTTTTCGTACCAGATGGTCCATGCACCCTGCATGCGGTCATTTTCACCCAGACCGCCCTCAAGTTGCTTGTTGCCATTCTGGTACAGGTATTCCGTATGGAACCAAACCGTGTCTTTGCCTTCCATGCGAAAATGGCTTACCTGTTTCGGATCGCCGCCGGCAAACGTACTGATGATCTTTTTCCCTTCCCCGGAGGAGCAGCCCATAAAGAATCCTACCATTGCCAGGATGGAGATGCTCCATAATGCTTCTGATAATTTGTGTGCACTGTAAACCATTGGTGAAAGAATTAGCGGTTGAAAATAAGCCGTTTTCCCCTCGATGATCCATCCACTTTTCCTGAGTCATACACCAGGTGACCATTCACAAACGTGTGGGTGACTCTGGAGCGAAATGTCTGCCCGTCAAAAGGTGACCAGCCGCATTTATATAGTAATCCGGAGGGTTCCACTGTCCAGGGATCATCCGGGTCGACCAGGACCACATCCGCCCAGTAGCCCTCGCGAAGAAAACCACGGTCTTCGATCTGGTACAGAATGGCCGGATTATGACACATTTTCCTGACAATCTTCTCCAGGGTGATCTTACCCTGGTGAAAGAACTCAAGCATGGCTACGAGGGAATGCTGAACCATTGGGATTCCGGAAGGAGCGTTGAAATACCCGCTGTTTTTTTCCTCCAGGGTATGCGGGGCATGATCCGTGGCGATCACATCTATTTTGTCCTGCAGAAGTGCTTCAAACAGGGCAGCCCGGTCGTTTGCCGTTTTTATCGCCGGATTGCACTTGATCCGGTTACCAAGGCGGGGGTAATCATCCGCCGTGAACCATAGGTGATGGACACAAACTTCACCCGTTACGCGTTTTTTCTCCGGTGGCAATGATCCATCCAGAAGATCCGTTTCGCTGGCTGTTGAAAGGTGAAGGATATGCAGCCTGGTGTTGTATTCTTTGGCCAGCTGTACGGCAAAGGAACTTGACAGCAAACACGCTTCTTCGCTCCTGATGCGGGGATGGACCGAGACAGGGGGATCATCGCCGTACTTTAGCCTGAATTCATCCGAGTTTTTCCTGACCGTGGATTCGTCCTCGCAATGTACCGCAACAGGTAGCGGTGACTGTGCAAAAATGGTCCGGAGCACCCCGGTGTCATTCAGGAGCATATTCCCTGTTGATGAGCCCATAAAGGCTTTGATTCCGCAGACCCTGGCGGGATCTGTTTTCAGGACCTCATCCAGGTTGGAGTTGGATGCGCCCATATAGAATGAATAATTCGCCAGGGATTTCTGCTCAGCCAGCTGATACTTCAGCTCGAGTTGTGCCTGAGAGAGTGCCGGGGGAACCGTGTTAGGCATATCCATGAATGAGGTTACCCCGCCTGCCACGGCTGCACAGCTTTCGGTCGATAGGTCGCCTTTATGTGTCAGGCCGGGCTCTCTGAAATGGACGTGATCGTCGATGACTCCCGGCAAGATCCACTTATTCCGTGCATCGAGCGGTATGCAGTCCGGTTCTTCCGACGACCGTTTACCGCGATAAATCCTGTCGATCCGGCCATTCCTGATAATGATCCCTCCTTTGAACATCTCCTGTTCATTGACGATCCGACCGTTAAATATATGATAGTGCACATTCATGGCTAAAGCCAGGCAGGAAAAAAGCAGAAGTTATTTTTTACAGTGGATCTTTTTAATGTTCTTGAAGCGCAGGCTGATAACGCCTAAAATGGCTTCCCTGAATATGTTCGAGCTCATTTTTGATTGTCCCTGGGTACGGTCCGTAAAAATAATGGGTACTTCAACAACGCGAAAGCCCAGCTTCCAGGCTGTGTATTTCATTTCGATCTGAAAAGCATACCCGATGAACTGGATCTTATCCAGGTTAATGGCTTCAAGTACCTTGCTTTTGTAGCATTTGAAACCAGCAGTGGTATCCCTGACCTTCATTCCGGTAATCATTCTTACGTATGCGGAAGCGTAATACGACATCAGTACGCGTCCCATGGGCCAGTTGACAACATTGACACCGTTGATGTAGCGGGAACCGATGGCCAGGTCGGCTCCGCCGGCAGTACAGGCATCATAAAGCCGCAGAAGATCATCAGGATTATGGCTGAAATCGGCATCCATCTCAAATATGTACTGATAGCCGTTCCTGAGCGCCCATTTGAAGCCGTGTAGATAGGCAGTGCCCAGTCCCAGCTTGCCTTTTCTTTCTTCGATGAATAGCCTGTCCTTAAACCCGGGCATGAGTTTCTTCACCACATCAGCCGTTCCGTCCGGGGAATTGTCTTCAATGATCAGGATATCAAACGGTTTTGCCAGGGAAAATACTTTACGGATGATTCGTTCGATGTTTTCAATCTCGTTGTAGGTTGGAATGATTACGATGCTGTCTGACACGTTGGATGGTTTTAATTGTACAAAAAAGGATTGTCAATCTTAATCTATATGTTGAATTAAAGGTATTGACCCCAGGGCCCCGGGATATTTACCTCCTCTATACCCCTCCCCTGCACCCCTCCCCTGCTAGCAGGGGAGGGGACGGGGGTGGGGTACATCAAAAGAACATCATTTTCCAGGTTCTGTACTTCCCTTCCAGGCAGATGCAAAACAAATAACACCCCTTTTGAAGGTCAGAAGAAGAATCATTCAGTACATTGATCCCGGGTGCCAGCGCTTTTGTGCCCGAAAAAACGACCCGGCCACTGAGGTCGGTCAACCAATAGGTAATCGGAGCGGACCTGTTTTCATTCCACTCCAGGTTGATCTTTCTGCCAGCTGCGTCGGGCCAGGCTGAAAGATGGGTAAAATGTTCCTCATCCTCCAATCCACTGGTGACAGAAAACTTATGGGTGGAAGTCTCCATTCTATTTCCACTCAAATCCTCAATATTGCGCACGGTAAGTTCATAGGATCCGGTTTGCAGGTTTGAAACGTTGAGGTAGACGTTGCGTTTCATATTTGTCTGCTGATTGGCATCCAGGATGCTGACACCGTTCGTGACCGCATAATTCGATTCGGATTCGGCCGAAAGCTTTTCAGGTGTTTCAGAAAACAGGATCCGGAGGGTTGAGGCATTGATCACCTCCACCAGCTCAACTGCAGGTGGAGTAACATCCATAGTGTGCAACACATCCCTGTCGGACCTCAGTTCGATGAACCAGGAACTCCCTGAAGAATTGACCGGTCCTGTCACGGTATATTGTTCACCCTCCAGGGGTTGATACTCGAAAATGGCCGTATTATAGACCAAAAGGTAACCGGTGCCGTCGTGAACGGTCCACATCCAATCATTCAGAAAATAATCCGCGTCGGTACATTCGGCTTTATGAACCGTGATCACCATTCCTTCCAGGGCTTCCTCTATTTCATTACAGGTGACAGTGACGGGATCAGGCACCTTGATACCACACTTGACCGGGTAATGAGAAACAACATCGCGAATTTCCGTAACGCCCTGGAATTCGGTGATGGTACCGGTAATGATGATGCTGTCACCCGGATTCTGGTAACGGCTGGGATCCCAGACGCGTATTCCCGACCAGGGTCCGGAGCCCTGCTGAAGATAATAATATTCTCCAAACGTCGCCGTGACAATACCGGTGGTGGTCACCTGCTGGTCCAGAAAAGGTGACTCATTCTGCTGTCCCTGAATGGCGTAGATGCTGGTCAATGCCCCTGAAAATTTATTTTGGACCTGGATGACATAGGTGACCGATGTGGTCTGGAAGGTGCCATCTGAAGCTTCGATTCGGTAAAAGATACGTGTATTCTCCAGCTGGCCTGTGATTTCCCCGAGATAATGACCGGCGATGATCTCCATAGGAAGGGTGTTGTTCAGCTCATAGCGCGAAAGTCCCCAGCAGAGTGTAGCCGTGATGGGCTGGGAACTGCCCGAGATATCCGCGCTGATGATCACCTCGCGGTTCTCTTCGGGTATCTCCGGGTAAGCCTGAATATCGCTGATCTTCAGAGGACTTGCGTTTTCTCCGCCCCAGATCAGCTGGGCAAATCCAGGATGATCAATGAATGGGTTACGGTTTTTTTGCCAGGCGTAAATGACATTGTTGCGGTTCATCTCAAATTCATCCGGAGGATCCTGGAGGTTCCATTCGAGCAGGGCGGACAGCCGGCCATGCTCAGGCGCCGGGTAAGTGTTCACCGCATCTACCGCCTCCAGGTCGATTTCCCCGTCATCCCCTTCGTACCGGACATCCATATAAAGGATGATCCGGGCAATATCCCCCTTTTCACTGTCACGGGGTTCCCAGGTATTGTTAGTATAATAACAGCCGATGGCTTCCAGGTGGGCGATCCCTCCTTCATCAAAGTCCTTGTTCCCCTTGTCATTATTGACAGAAGCGTCGCAGGGTTTCAGGTTATGCACATCGCTGTACATGGGAAGGATATCCGTGAAGGATCCGTGGGATTTGGCCCACACATGTTCCCGGTTGAGCTGGTTGTTACCGGTTCCATAATCATCGCCGGGATGGGATGTACCTGTATAAACCAGAAGGACATGCTGGGGATCAAGGGGATCCTGATCGGAGTACTTCATCATTTCCTTGGATGAAAAATAGGAGTACGGCTGATGGTCATCCATCACGTTATGAAGGAAGGTTTTCAACTCGTCACCGTGTTTCCCTTCAGAACCATTGTAAAATCCTGTAGGTTGAGCGATGAGGCCTTGATGAAACAGCAATGCCAGCAGGATCAAGAGAAACAGAACGATGCTCTTGCTGGCTGATTTATTCATCATAAAGCTGAACATTGTCGATACGGTAGGAAGAAGTTTGTCCTGTGTTACCGTTTCCATTGTACTTAAATCCGATATGTGCTGTACCGGAATAGGCCGACAGGTCGAGCACGCCCGAAAAGATCCAGGCATGCTCCGGATCAGTCTGTCCGGCCAGAATTGGATTTAATTCCACCCACGTTGCACCGACAATATTGACACCGTTGAAATTCGTTGAGATCCAGACGGACAAACAATCGTGTGTCCAGTATGCCTGGGCGCTTTCGAAGGTGAGTTTTGGATTGTTCATTGCATCCAGGTCAATGGGAGGAGTGATGAGCCAGCACTCGTTTTCCTCGTTTGAATTGAAAGAGGTAGCCTGTGCATAGAGATTGCTGTCAAATTCCTTCCCGCGCCAGAGCCTGCTGCCAACGGTTGCTTCGTTCAGCCAGCCCGACAGGGCGATATCCACATCGTTCGACTGTGTCTCAAAATCTTCGTTGATGGATGTGACGCCACCTCCCGCACCGCTGGAATTGACAACCACGTCATCGATCCGGAAGCTGGTTGATTCCGTGGTACTGCCGCGGTACCTGAATCCGATGTAGTAAATGCCTGTATAAGAGGAAAGGTCAATATTTCCGGATGGAATGAATTCATGATCAGGATCATTCTCCTTAGCTATACGGGCCTCCAATTCCGTCCAGTGAGCTGAAGATGCATTCGAACCATCAAAGTCAGAGGAGATCCAAACGGTGAGCCCATCATCGGTCTGATGTTCCCAGTAGGCCTTTGCGCTTGTAAACGAGAGGACTTTGGCACCCTGTATCCTGACGGGTGGAGTGATCAGCCAGGTAACCATTTCCGCCAATCCGGAGTTGTAACCCGATGCCTGGGCGTAAACATTCCCGTCATATTCCTTGGCCTGCCACTTTCTGTTACCTAATTCATTGATATTCAGCCACTTATCAAGAATAATATCCACATCAGGGGTGGCACTGCTGAAGGTTTCGTTGATTTCGTCAACGGGTTCAACACCTCCCCCTCCGCCTCCTTCGCACCGTTCACCCTCCAGTGTCACTTCAGAGGTCGTGCGGATGTAAAGCTGATAATCAGCGCCATATTTGCTGATGATCCCGATGATGTTTCCATTTCCCCCGGGCACTTCGTCAGTGGCAAAGGTGGCGTAATTGCTGGTTCTGACGATCAGCGAGTTGCCGTTGCAATCCTCAAGCATGCGGTTGGCGGAAGCCTCAGCATCTGCATAGGTTTTCCCAAGCTCGGTCTGCATGAATTGAACGCTGTCGAGCGTGACCAGGTGAGCCTCGTAGCCCCCGGCCTGGATCTGGCTTATGTTCACCCGTTCGGGTGTGAGGTACTGTTGATTGGCCAGGATGATGATATTGGAATCATTGTCAACATTGTCGATCTGATGAAGGTTATTGTAGGTGGAGAGGATGCAGTTCTTCAGATAGACACGGATGGAGTCACCCACGCGCAGGCCACCTGATTCCAGAAGGTGAAGATTGATGCCGCCCGTAGCGTCCTGTATGAACGCGCTTCGATAGATGTTCCCTGAGGTCTCATCCATCGTGACCACCGCGTACAATGACCGGTCATCGGTAAAAGTGTAGGTGCCCTCGTCCTGATACAACTGATAAAGATCCCCGATGGTTACCAGTTCACCTACCGGGATCTGATCGATCGGAGGCGTATCGAATTCCTGTTTGACACAACCCGTAAGGGCGATGATGAGTAAAACGATGATACCATGCAAACGTCTGTTCGTCCTTGTCATAAATCCTGTCTTATATTCTGAATGTCAAATTAATAAAGAATGTCCTTCCAAAGAGGTAAAAATACCTTGGTGGAAATTTGGAAATGTTGTCAGGATCATACCTGAATTGCTCATAACCTCCGGTTGCCAGATCGGTTGCATTCAGGAGGTTATTCAAGCTGAGATTGAGGCCAATGTAATAGTTCCTGATCTTCCAGGATTTGCCTCCATAGAGGTCAATCGTATAACCGTTCGGTAATTTTTCCTGCGAAAGCAGCTGTTCCAGGCGCACATCGTCTTCTGTCAGGTTGGTGACCGCTTCCCGGGTCCTGCGATCAGGATTGATCTCCAGATAGGTATCCCCGAAGTAATTTACGTTGCAACCGACCCACCAGTAACGCGAGGAGCTGTACTTCAACCCGCCGGAGGCAATCGTTTGCGGCATTCCACCGACGTAATAATTTTTCAGATACACCTTTCGGTTCGATAGCACCCGTGAACTATTATCCTCTGAAATGGTTGCATCCGGGCGGGATGAGTAATAGAACTCACCCATTCCAAAGACTGCGGTCAGCGAAAGCGCCGTGGTGAGGTTGACCTCCGCACCCATTTCGAATCCGGCATGGATCTCATCTACATTGGTCATCTGATAGTTGACAAACGTGTTCAGGTCTTCGTGATAGAAGCTTCTCGACCAGGTTTGATCGTTCAGGGCCGAATAATAGAGCGTCAGCCTTCCCTTTGCCCTGTTCGTCCTGAGAAAATAGCTGGCTTCACCCGAGAGGATCTGTTCGCTTTTGAGATCCGGCACCACATGATCCCTGGTTCTCAGTGAGACATAGGAATTCCAGAAATAGGGTGCCCGGGTCAGGTAGGCTGCACTGGCAACTAGATAATTCCTTCCGTTGATCTTGAACGTCAGGCCGGATTTCACCCCGAAGTTGCCAAATTGCTGCTTTTCAGAATCACCGTACGAATCGTCCGGAAAATGTCCGTTCTGCATGTTGCCTGTCCGCCAGAAGGATGTATAGGAAGCCGTTCCGGAAATGAAGAAATCAAAACGGGCATAGGAAAAGTTACCCTGTGCAAACAGGGTTCCGGTATTTACATTGGCCGTATAATCGTGCGAGTACCGGTCGCCTTCTCCAACGACCCTGTTGGGATGGCGAAGATCACTCTGCGACTCATCGGTGATGATCATGGGATCCTGGTCAGCGTATTTATCAACATCGAGCCAGAAATCACCTCCAAGCAGATCATTTACGACGTTGAAGTGGAATCCCTTGTATCCGTTGAGATTGATACCCGTCGTGAAAACAAGATGGTCACTGAATTTTTTCTGAAGGCGTGAGGTAAATTCGACCTGACTCCTGTCGCTGCGGCGATCCTCGATGATGAATTTCGACCGGTTACCGGTCACCGCATTACCGGTGATTCCATCGGCATCACTGACCGTATAGAGAAACTTGCTGTTGGCGAAATAGAACGCATCCCAGTCGATCTGCCGGTACGCATCGTTGTTTTCCCACAGGTCAGTAAGCAGATCGGCCTGTTCCTGGTCTCCCAGATCACGGTAGTAGCTGGGTAAGTTCCGGTAATAATCCGGCCGGGGATCGCCTGCTTCCGTCCAGTTCAGGGCTGAACTTCCGCCTCTTCCAAAAGAATAGGACAGCGCAGATGTCAGTTTTGTGTCCGGGTCGAACGTCCAGTAGTGGTTCAGCATCAGCATGGGCTGATGATAATTGGAGACACGGCTGTTTCGTTTTTCCCCGTTCTGATAACCCCAGTACGGGTTATAATAATTGGTACCGGCGAGGTCATTGGCTTCCTGAACCGACAGTCCATTCTGACCGCGTTTGACAGGTGCGCCAAAACCCACGAACCCTATACTGTGAGATGGGGAGAGCTCCTTTTCAACACTGAGAAAATAGGACCAGGCATCGTAGAATGTGCCCTCCACATATCCCTCCTTTGACCATCTCCGGGAGCCGGAGACCGTAACTGCCCATCCATTCTTCATCTTTCCGGTCGAGGCGATCACCATGATCCGGTTCCTGTACGACTGGTTGGTCAGTGAATAAGTAGCCTTTACACCGCGGCTGAACTGGGATGCGCGAACGTCAAGGTAAGTCAGGCCGCCAATCCCTCCGAAGCCGAAATCATTCGTTGATAATCCCAGGTAGTTTTCCTGGCTTCTGAAGGCGTCATTCAATCCACCCCAGGATGACCAGAAAGCACGGCCCGTTTCCATATCGTTCATCAGAACGCCATTGATCATCACCTGGGTATTCTCCGTGTCGTACCCGCGCATCCGAAACCGCGCTGAGCCAAAGGTATAGCCTGCCGTGGAAGCAAAAATATCCCTTGAGGACTGCAGTAATCCCGATATATCCTGGCCCTGGTCATAACCATCCAGTTCTGACTGGGAAAGTGTTACCGTCGGTAGTGTATTTATCATCCTCTCATTCACCTGAACCGTGTCCACCTGACCGTAGGCAACAGCTGACAGCAGCCCGGAGATGAACAGGATGATCAACCGGTTTTGTATCATACAGCGAAGCATAAGTTTTTTTCAGTGCAAAATTAAGATTATTCCTGCAGGTATTCGACTGAGTGACGACAAAGTGTTAATTTTACGCACCCGAACTCTACGAATGACATGGTAAAGGTCGATCATTGGTATGAATCCCAGGGCATTCCGATAGTAAATCGGAACTGGACTCAAATCCTGGTGCAGGCACTGGGGAACTTACTCATAATACCCCTCCCCCGTCCCCTCCCCTGCTGGCAGGGGAGGGGTGCAGGGGTAGGGTATGGTAAACCACATCTCAGGTTCATTCTCCTCTTCATATCTTTCTTGCTGGTACTGACAATTGATTCCTTTTCCCAGGAAGATAAAAGATACCGGCTGGGCTGTGTTGCATTTTATAATCTCGAGAATTTATTCGACACGGTCAATGACCCATCCATCAATGATGAAGAGTTTCTCCCCGAAGGAAGGAACCGGTGGGATGGCAAACGATATGCCGATAAGCTGGAACGATTGTCTTCTGTCATCGCACGCATTGGAACCGATCTGAATCCGGATGGTCCTGCAGTGCTGGGTGTTTCGGAGATTGAGAACCGGGCAGTTCTTGAGGACCTTGTGCAGACTGAATCACTGAAAAACAGGGATTATCAGATCGTTCATTTCCAATCGCCTGACCGGCGCGGTATTGATGTGGGCTTACTGTACCAGCCTAAATATTTTCGGCTCATCCATGCTGCAAGTCACCGGCTTGTCATCCCCGGTGAACCGAATTACCGGACCAGGGACCAGCTGGTGGTCTCGGGTACCTTTGACGGTGATACACTGTATTGTATCGTCTGTCACTGGCCATCCAGGAGCAGCGGCGAAAAAGTGACGCTTCCCTACCGGATTGCAGCGGCAGGTCTTAGCCGGTCGATCGTTGATTCCATTCTTACCGATTCACCTGAGGCCAGGATCATCCTGATGGGTGACCTGAATGATAATCCTGTCAACAAAAGCGTGGTAAAAATACTTGGCAGTACGCCGGACAAGGAACTGGCAGTCGGCCAAACCCTGTACAATCCAATGACCTATCTTTACCGGAAAGGCATCGGCTCCACTGCCTGGAGAGATTCCTGGAGCCTGTTCGACCAGATGATCGTTTCCCCGTCGCTTATCCGCGGCGACTTGAATTCCTACCGCTTTTACACGGTAAGGATCTTCAACGAACGATTTCTTGCCCAATCAGAAGGTGAATACAAAGGATATCCCTACCGGACCTTCGGTGGCGGAGTTTATCTCGGTGGTTACAGCGATCACTTTCCGGTGTATCTGTTCCTGTATAAAGAAGCCCGTTGAAAATCAAAAAGCAAATTTCAAAAATCAAATCAACTTTTGCTTTTTGATCTTTGAAATTTACTCTTTACTGATTTCCCGCAGCAGCTCCAGTGCTTCGAACACAGAATTTACGGGTTCAACGGTCAGGGTAAGCCTGGTTTGTTTTTCTTTTAACCTGCAGGAACGGGGATTTCTTTTCACAAAATCCAGGACGTTTGAAAACAGGTCCGAATTATAATAATCCGATTTCTGGTTGCTGACGAATTGCCCCACCAGGCAGTTATTTTTCAGGATAATTTTTTCAAAGCCGGCCTGTTTTGCCAGCCAGCGCAGCCTGACGGCATTGATGAGCCCGTCGACCTCCGCCGGGATGGGTCCGAAACGATCGATCATGCGCTCGAGGTACTGCATCAGCCATTCCTCACTGTCAATATTGTCAAGCTCTTTATACAGGATCAGCCGTTCGCTGATGTTGGACACATAATCATCCGGGATCAGCAGCTCGAGATCCGTTTCAAGCTGGCATTCACGCAGATATTCCACCGGGGCTTCTGTCTTGTAGAGCTCCCGGAATTCAGTTTCCCTGAGTTCCTGAAGGGCTTCATCCAGGATCTTATGATACATTTCAAAGCCAATCTCGG is part of the Bacteroidales bacterium genome and harbors:
- a CDS encoding DUF5689 domain-containing protein, translating into MTRTNRRLHGIIVLLIIALTGCVKQEFDTPPIDQIPVGELVTIGDLYQLYQDEGTYTFTDDRSLYAVVTMDETSGNIYRSAFIQDATGGINLHLLESGGLRVGDSIRVYLKNCILSTYNNLHQIDNVDNDSNIIILANQQYLTPERVNISQIQAGGYEAHLVTLDSVQFMQTELGKTYADAEASANRMLEDCNGNSLIVRTSNYATFATDEVPGGNGNIIGIISKYGADYQLYIRTTSEVTLEGERCEGGGGGGVEPVDEINETFSSATPDVDIILDKWLNINELGNRKWQAKEYDGNVYAQASGYNSGLAEMVTWLITPPVRIQGAKVLSFTSAKAYWEHQTDDGLTVWISSDFDGSNASSAHWTELEARIAKENDPDHEFIPSGNIDLSSYTGIYYIGFRYRGSTTESTSFRIDDVVVNSSGAGGGVTSINEDFETQSNDVDIALSGWLNEATVGSRLWRGKEFDSNLYAQATSFNSNEENECWLITPPIDLDAMNNPKLTFESAQAYWTHDCLSVWISTNFNGVNIVGATWVELNPILAGQTDPEHAWIFSGVLDLSAYSGTAHIGFKYNGNGNTGQTSSYRIDNVQLYDE
- a CDS encoding Plug domain-containing protein — encoded protein: MIQNRLIILFISGLLSAVAYGQVDTVQVNERMINTLPTVTLSQSELDGYDQGQDISGLLQSSRDIFASTAGYTFGSARFRMRGYDTENTQVMINGVLMNDMETGRAFWSSWGGLNDAFRSQENYLGLSTNDFGFGGIGGLTYLDVRASQFSRGVKATYSLTNQSYRNRIMVIASTGKMKNGWAVTVSGSRRWSKEGYVEGTFYDAWSYFLSVEKELSPSHSIGFVGFGAPVKRGQNGLSVQEANDLAGTNYYNPYWGYQNGEKRNSRVSNYHQPMLMLNHYWTFDPDTKLTSALSYSFGRGGSSALNWTEAGDPRPDYYRNLPSYYRDLGDQEQADLLTDLWENNDAYRQIDWDAFYFANSKFLYTVSDADGITGNAVTGNRSKFIIEDRRSDRSQVEFTSRLQKKFSDHLVFTTGINLNGYKGFHFNVVNDLLGGDFWLDVDKYADQDPMIITDESQSDLRHPNRVVGEGDRYSHDYTANVNTGTLFAQGNFSYARFDFFISGTASYTSFWRTGNMQNGHFPDDSYGDSEKQQFGNFGVKSGLTFKINGRNYLVASAAYLTRAPYFWNSYVSLRTRDHVVPDLKSEQILSGEASYFLRTNRAKGRLTLYYSALNDQTWSRSFYHEDLNTFVNYQMTNVDEIHAGFEMGAEVNLTTALSLTAVFGMGEFYYSSRPDATISEDNSSRVLSNRKVYLKNYYVGGMPQTIASGGLKYSSSRYWWVGCNVNYFGDTYLEINPDRRTREAVTNLTEDDVRLEQLLSQEKLPNGYTIDLYGGKSWKIRNYYIGLNLSLNNLLNATDLATGGYEQFRYDPDNISKFPPRYFYLFGRTFFINLTFRI
- a CDS encoding endonuclease/exonuclease/phosphatase family protein — encoded protein: MLVLTIDSFSQEDKRYRLGCVAFYNLENLFDTVNDPSINDEEFLPEGRNRWDGKRYADKLERLSSVIARIGTDLNPDGPAVLGVSEIENRAVLEDLVQTESLKNRDYQIVHFQSPDRRGIDVGLLYQPKYFRLIHAASHRLVIPGEPNYRTRDQLVVSGTFDGDTLYCIVCHWPSRSSGEKVTLPYRIAAAGLSRSIVDSILTDSPEARIILMGDLNDNPVNKSVVKILGSTPDKELAVGQTLYNPMTYLYRKGIGSTAWRDSWSLFDQMIVSPSLIRGDLNSYRFYTVRIFNERFLAQSEGEYKGYPYRTFGGGVYLGGYSDHFPVYLFLYKEAR
- a CDS encoding polyprenol monophosphomannose synthase, translated to MSDSIVIIPTYNEIENIERIIRKVFSLAKPFDILIIEDNSPDGTADVVKKLMPGFKDRLFIEERKGKLGLGTAYLHGFKWALRNGYQYIFEMDADFSHNPDDLLRLYDACTAGGADLAIGSRYINGVNVVNWPMGRVLMSYYASAYVRMITGMKVRDTTAGFKCYKSKVLEAINLDKIQFIGYAFQIEMKYTAWKLGFRVVEVPIIFTDRTQGQSKMSSNIFREAILGVISLRFKNIKKIHCKK
- a CDS encoding dihydroorotase; this encodes MNVHYHIFNGRIVNEQEMFKGGIIIRNGRIDRIYRGKRSSEEPDCIPLDARNKWILPGVIDDHVHFREPGLTHKGDLSTESCAAVAGGVTSFMDMPNTVPPALSQAQLELKYQLAEQKSLANYSFYMGASNSNLDEVLKTDPARVCGIKAFMGSSTGNMLLNDTGVLRTIFAQSPLPVAVHCEDESTVRKNSDEFRLKYGDDPPVSVHPRIRSEEACLLSSSFAVQLAKEYNTRLHILHLSTASETDLLDGSLPPEKKRVTGEVCVHHLWFTADDYPRLGNRIKCNPAIKTANDRAALFEALLQDKIDVIATDHAPHTLEEKNSGYFNAPSGIPMVQHSLVAMLEFFHQGKITLEKIVRKMCHNPAILYQIEDRGFLREGYWADVVLVDPDDPWTVEPSGLLYKCGWSPFDGQTFRSRVTHTFVNGHLVYDSGKVDGSSRGKRLIFNR
- a CDS encoding endonuclease, with amino-acid sequence MMNKSASKSIVLFLLILLALLFHQGLIAQPTGFYNGSEGKHGDELKTFLHNVMDDHQPYSYFSSKEMMKYSDQDPLDPQHVLLVYTGTSHPGDDYGTGNNQLNREHVWAKSHGSFTDILPMYSDVHNLKPCDASVNNDKGNKDFDEGGIAHLEAIGCYYTNNTWEPRDSEKGDIARIILYMDVRYEGDDGEIDLEAVDAVNTYPAPEHGRLSALLEWNLQDPPDEFEMNRNNVIYAWQKNRNPFIDHPGFAQLIWGGENASPLKISDIQAYPEIPEENREVIISADISGSSQPITATLCWGLSRYELNNTLPMEIIAGHYLGEITGQLENTRIFYRIEASDGTFQTTSVTYVIQVQNKFSGALTSIYAIQGQQNESPFLDQQVTTTGIVTATFGEYYYLQQGSGPWSGIRVWDPSRYQNPGDSIIITGTITEFQGVTEIRDVVSHYPVKCGIKVPDPVTVTCNEIEEALEGMVITVHKAECTDADYFLNDWMWTVHDGTGYLLVYNTAIFEYQPLEGEQYTVTGPVNSSGSSWFIELRSDRDVLHTMDVTPPAVELVEVINASTLRILFSETPEKLSAESESNYAVTNGVSILDANQQTNMKRNVYLNVSNLQTGSYELTVRNIEDLSGNRMETSTHKFSVTSGLEDEEHFTHLSAWPDAAGRKINLEWNENRSAPITYWLTDLSGRVVFSGTKALAPGINVLNDSSSDLQKGCYLFCICLEGKYRTWKMMFF